CACCCTTCTTTGTAATGTGCTGCTGTTTTGACTCTTAAATGGACCCTGGCACCACAGGGAATTGCTTCAGCCTCAGCCTCCCACTCCTGAcccattttcatttcatttcctctcatccagacCTTGTCATATGTCAGGAGCATATTACAGCTTTTGGAGTTTCCTGCTAATTTGGTCATCACAGGGAGCCTGCAGAGGAACAGTAATTACCACACTAAATCAGATTGGGCCTTTAACTCAGATAGCTctgaccctgccccagctgggaGATCCTTGTGAGGAAGATGGGGTTTGAAGGGTTGGAAGTTTGGGGACACTTCCCAGCTGGGTTTGAAGGGTTGGAAACTTGGGGGCACTTCCAAGCTGGATTTGAAGGGTTGGAAGTTTGGGGGCAATTCCAAGCTGGGTTTGAAGGGTTTGAAGCTTGGGGGCAATTCCAAGCTGGGTTTGAAGGGTTGGATACTTGGGGGCActtccaagctggccttgaaggGTTGGATACTTGGGAGCActtccaagctggccttgaaggGTTGGATACTTGGGGGCACTTCCAAGCTAGGTTTGAAGTAtcaaaggtgtttaaggccaagctggatgaggctgtggccagactgttccagtgtgatgtatccctgcccatggcaggggggttggagcctgatgatccttgaggtcccttctggccctgacaggtctgtgattctaaatcctttatggtgagggtggtgaggcactggaacaggttgcccagggaggctgtggatgccctctccctggaagtgttcaagggcaagttggatgaggccttgagcaacctgggctagtggagggtatccctgcctatggcaggggggtttgaagtAGAAAACCTTCAAtggctcttccaacctaattcaTTCTATGAATGGAACAGGAAATAAGTAAACCCTGGAGATCCTTTGAGATCTTGGACTTGGCCATGCCCAGTAACAGAAGTCTCAAACATCCAAACTCAGAAACCACAAAAGGCTCTGACAGCTTAGGAACTTTCTTCCCAATTCCCAGATGTCAGAGTCTGGCTTCATTCTTTATACTTTGACTCCCACATACTCCAACTGTGGATATTTTAACCATGCAAACAAGTGGATTTTGTGCTAAACCCAGAGCCACAAGGATACCTTCAGCCACAACCTCAACACATGTTGTGGGCAGGAGCAAATGAATGTGCTGGAATACTCCAAAGCAGCCAGACTTTGGCTTGAGAAAAGAAAATTGGGGAGATTTTGCTGTGGAATTCACAGGAAATCCTTTGAAAATAGTTTTTCCTGGTGCtttggcttttcctctccagcaaGCAGGTGATGCTAAAACACTGTGAGCATCTTCAGCTTGAGTTGATGCTAAAACACTGTGAGCATCTTCAGCCTGAGCTGATGCTAAAACACTATGAGCATCTTCAGCCTGAGCATGAAGTAAATGTCAAGAGTGCTTCTGCAAGGCAGAAAATCccttaaaaatcatagaatcatagaatcaagaaggttggaagagacctccaagctcagccagtccaacccagcacccagccctgtccagtcaactagaccatggcactaaatgagagaggtgcttcagctgtacctctctgcttgctgctagTGCTTGGATGAACTCAGAGAGGAtgggttccagtttgtctcAGATCATTTTGGCCAGCCAAGAGGTCTCAGCCTTCACTTGTGAGCCCACAGATAAATATCTGTTTTGTGGGACAACTGCTGCCGGGTGTGAAAAGTGAAATGTGCCTCTTCCAAGGGAAGAAACAACCTTGGACATCCTGACTGTCACTGCTGGACAAGGCACTAACCTGTCCTCCACCACACCAAGTTTGTGACCAACAGATCTGCACAGAGATGAAGAGGCTCAACGAATCTGAGAGGAGGTGGATCAGTGCCCTCTGCTGAAGGGAAGAGGCTGATGAGAcacacagctcctctctacAGAGTCTTAAGAGCTCTGGTCACAGGTTAGTGGCAGCGTTTAGGAAGAGGAGATGAAGTACCAGAGGGGTTTTGGtggtagtggagtctccttctctggagagcttccaaccccacctggccattgtgatcctggggcaagctgctgtgggtggccttgctttatagaatcatagaatcaagcaggttggaagagacctccaagctcagccagtccaacctagtacccagccctatccagccaaccagaccatggcctaagtgccccagccagtctttgcttgaacacctccagggatggtgactccaccacctccctgggcagcccattccaatgccaaccactctctctgtgaagaacttcctcctaacatccaacctttAGCAGGGATGTGGgactgatctccagaggtccctctcaGGCCCCACCacactgggattctgtgattatcccAGCCAGCTGAGCACTGATGTCCTCTGTGGCAACATTTCTTGCATGCATGAAGGTCCTACCAccaaaagcagatttttttgtGTCCTTTCCATGAAAAGGTGCAACTAACACCAAGAACAAGACCTAGGAGCACTGCACCTACACTCACATACTTCTCTCAGCAAATTACTCCCAACACAAAGTGGCCTAAGGCACAGAGGCTCCATTCCCTTGTAAACTGATCTCAGAGCAACCTCCAAGCTCTTGAAGAGAGATGAGCTGGTGCAACGATCTgttacacacacagagctcaggAAGAGACCATCTTTAAACAGGAAACCTGAAGAGAAAAAGTGCCTTGTTAACTCTTTAGGCCCTGAGGCTTTGGGAGTCAAACATATGGTCAGAATTAccaggcaaagcaaagcagagcagagcagagcagctcactgGGGCTACAATGCCCTCAGAATATGTTACCTTGGGTTACAACAGGCATTTATgtgaagaaagacaaaaaactTGGTAGAAAGTAGCAATCTGCTCAGTTCTGACAGAGGTTGCTTATGAAAGAGCAGCCTGTCATGATAGCTACAGATGCTTTTGCAAGTGGAAAGGTCAATTCCTTCCAAAAGGGATTCCTGGATTCTAGGCAAAACATAGTCTCCAAAAGCTTCAGGGCTAAACTTGAAGCAGGTAAGAAACTTTCAGCTCCTTCACTAATGCAAACCAGAATTTTCAGACAGATTTCATCTATTAGTCAAAAATGGAAGCTGAGGGCTCCTGAGCCtctgggggaaatggaacaaagctggaaatggggagatacagactggatgttaggaaggagttgttcagcatgagggtggtgagagcctggaatggattgctcagggaggtggtggaagcctcatgcctggaggtgtttaaggccaggctggatgagactgtggccagccttatctaatgtgaggtgtccctgcccatgtcaggggggttggaactggctgatccttgcagtcccttccaaccctgactgattctatgaacttctagatcagcactgcagagcttccaaacaACCCAAATGTTATCCACAGTCACTCCCACCCCTTCCCTTAAACACTCTAAGCTCCTGGAAAGCCCTCAGAAGGATCTACTTCAGAGCCTaacagtccagcctccctgtggGCCAATTCTTTTGTTCTGCTGGTTTGAAACAAATAAAGGTCTGCATTTATTCATTCCTAGAAGGTTGCTGCTCTGTCAGCTTCTGATGCAACCCCCTTGAATCTTTCACTCAACAGAGGATTCAGATCCTGGGCCCTGCCCTCAGGCAAAACATATGTTCCTCTCCAACCTGACTCCAGCAAGGGTGTTTGCAAAGGGGATAATTGTTTTATGTTTATTAATCACCTGCATGCAAATAGGTGCCAATAAAAACTccaagcagcctctctgccagcctcacatCATCTAATAGCAGCACCACACCCCAGCCCTGGTGTCTGAGCTAACGAATACCTCCAGTGGAGAGACTCTGGCGTGTTGATATGCAGTgacaaaaccagcacagcagctcagccactcTGCAGTGATGACTCTTAAAAGAGACAAGAAACCTGCAAAAAGAGTCAACatcagtggggaaaaaataaattagagAGGCTGCATATTAAGCTAAACAAACTACATTAATGCAAGACGAAGGGGTGAGAAGTGGAGCACTGAAGGCTCCGCTCATGTTAAATGTGACCTaccaagagggaaaaaaaaaaagtcatcatCAGGCTGAGGGCTTCTCTTGCTGCAAATAATAACACAGTTGGAAAAGGGTTTTAAAAAGACAAAGTAAATTTTAGCCCAAATGGAGTCCTGGGCCACTGGCTGTAAATAAAAGCCACTGCAGCCACGACTGCGACCAAGGCAGCTGATAATTAAACTCGTGCTGGAAAGAATTAAGCTACAAAGCCTGCTGGGACTGGGGGTAAGAATTAAATGTAAGGGCTGAATTAAAGAGGTAGATGGTGAgagagtggaacaggttgcccagggaggttgtggatgcctccttcctggaggtcccagaatcatagaatcagtcagggttggaagggatcacaaggatcatctagttccaaaccccctgccatgggcagggagaccctaccctagagcaggctgcccacagcctcatccagcctggccttaaacacctccaggcatggagcctcagtgggcaacctattccaggctctcaccactctcatggtgaagaacttcctcctcacatccagcttgaacctacccatttccagcttcattccattccccccagtcctgtcactccctgatatactgaaaagtccctccccagcttttttgtaggccctcttcagatactgaaaagccaaaataaggtcacctgggaggtgttcaaggctaggttggatgaggccttgagcaacctgggctagtgggaggtgtccctgcccatggcagaagggttggaattggatatttaaggtcccttccgacctaaaCTTTGTAAGAATCCGTGAGTTAAGGCACTGGAGCTGCAAATTTCTTCTGCGACAAAGCAAAGTTCAGTTTCTAATCTAGCTCTCACTGCCTAGGATGGAAATACTTGGTCCTTGAGACAGCTTCAACACTCTCAAACAtactgggctgctcaattcaagagatatgttgagatacttgaaggtgtccagagaagggtgacaaagctggtgagaggcctggagcaaagcCTTttagtcctgtgaggagaggctgagggagctgggggtgtgcagcctgcagaagaggaggctcaggacagagctcattgctgtctacaactacctgaagggaggctgtagccaggtggggttggactctgctgccaggcaaccagcaacagaacaaggggacacagcctcaagttgtgctgggagaggtctaggctggatgttgttaggaagttgttggcagagagagtgattggcattggaatgggctgcccagggaggtggtggagtcactgtccctggaggtgttaaaaaacagactggatgaggcacttagtgccatggtcacattgatcggacagggctgggtgctaggttggaccggatgagcttggagctctcttccaacctgcctgattctattatACCAGTAAGACCAAACCAAGTTTTGACTAATAAAGACAGGGCTGTCACTCACCTTCCCCAGCTGAGACCTTGGCTCTTCTGTCCTGCCACACAAGTAACAGCCTGCACACATTCACTCTTCTCTTCCCAAGATGCCTTTTCTGAGCTCAAACACAAAATAATCCCCCAACAGAGCACTGTGAACACTTAACTCATTCAAGGTCAGTTCAAGTAGGGAAGCAGTCTCGATGAAGAATCACTtctgggcagagctcagggcttCTTCTCATGAACAAAGCTCTACTAATTGAGAGTAATTCAGATACTGAGAAGTGCTGCAGTTTTACTTCTCCTTGAATTGCCTTCTTGCACTTCTCAATGCAGGCACAATAATCAAGAAACCACACAGCTGGGAGAATCAGAGTGGCTTAGGTTAGAAGTGACCCGGGACATtacttgctccaacctccctgccatggccaaggGGCTATGGGCAGGGCTACCTCTCGCCTAGActtagctgctcaaggcctccctCATCCAAtttggccttcaacaccctcagggacGAGGCTTCCaaagcctattccagagtcccaccacaCTCACACTAAAGAGCTTCTaagatccaacctaaatcattccccctagttctgtctCAACATCTTTACATaaaacccctctgcagccttcctgtaggatcccttcagctattggaaggcagctctaagttcCTCCCAAaaaatctcttctccaggctgaacacccccagctccctcagcctattctcataacagaggtgctccatccctagGATCACCTTTGAGGCcacctctggactcattccaacagctctgtgtctttcttATGATGAGGAGATCACAACTGGaggcagtatttgaggtggagATCTCACAAGATGACCTTAAACACTTATGAAGCCCCTGTGCCAGCAGAATCCCTTCTTCCAACAGCCCCATGGCCAGGAGAACTAAGTGGCATCAGCATTTTAAAATCTATTCTACTAgaagaatctttttttttcacctcttaCTTGGATTAGATTGAAACAAAGCCTAACCAAAGCAAACTGCAGCTTTGAAAACCTGACTCTTACTGTTTCAGGAAGCAAAGAGCTTTGGAAGAATTAAAGTAGATGCTAAATGTTTAGCACAAAACACTTGCCTGGTGTTTGTTGAGCTTTGAGTGGAGGAGAGCACATTCATCTAGAAAACACAGCCCCAGTTTTCCCCACACAAGAAAACTTGGAGGGAAGTTAATATCTCAAGAGAGAAAAGCAAGCTAAACTGAATGCCCCCACATGAATCAAAGTTCCACCTTCACTGTGGAACGATTAAGTGAAAAGGCTCAGGAAGGATGAGTGGAATAAAAAGATAAAACTGGCTGTATAAACATCAATCTTTATttgagctcccagcacagcacaggacttGTGTGCTTCCAATGAATAGAAAAAACACACCACGACCAAACAAAACTGAATAAAGGAGAagagtgttgaagaaaagacctCAGGGGTTAGGATGTTGTTTTTGCAAGGAGTATATTTTCCACTTCATGGATGCCATCTTTGTCAATGAACCGGGCATTGAAAGAAGCCAGATTGAGGATGAAGCGTTTCTGAAGCTGTTCAACACAAGACAAAGACAGACAAAAGAGATTAGATTCATTCACAGCTGAAACAGGAGCATGATTCAAGGGATATGCTGCTGTACATCAACATTTCCAGCCCGGTACTAGTGACCTGAGATATCAGCAACTAAAGTGGATGTCTCACTGATTAGTCAGTTTCTTCCCTGGTGTAAGGCCATTTGTGTTAGACAAATCTAATACCTGAGCCTGTTAATGAGGGAGATGCTTCAAGCAGTATGAATGGAGTGGGCTACAAGATATCAAACAGATACTTCAAACAGAACCTCTTTAGAGTACTTCCTGGTGTTTCTTCCCAGTTACAGTCAATTTAGCCTCTTAAGGATAAAGAATATTTTCCTGTGATAAAAGCCTTGGAGTCTGAGAGGTTTTGTTTACACTAAAGCTGATCACATACTTCAGCTACCACTTCACAGGCTGGAAGCAAACTTAGAAGCACAGACTAGAGAAGCGTGACCCAAGTaacaggaggatgctcaggatGCATCAATATAGGAGGAGGATGCACCATGTTCAGGGTACACATGAATGAAGGATGTCCAAGACTGTCTGTATCAATATTATACTAAGCATAGCAGTAAAGCAACGCAATTAAGCTTCAAGTTTATGTTCTGGAGGACATGAACCATGCTAAGACAATGCAAGTGCCCACAAATCCTTTTCCTCAGTAGCTGGTCCACATCTGCTCAATGTGCACTTATTACCCCTTCTggcaaaagaagcaaaaagaggcgacaagaggaagaggaaaacatCAGCAAATGAATGCAAACAGCTCTTCCTTTCTCAAGATCTTAAGGGCCTCAACTTTGCCAACTCACCTCCTCTAGACATTTTTTGAGGAGCTCCACAGCTTCCTCACGTGTGATACCTGAAAGAGAAAACATCCACAGATTGCTTCCATTAGAGGCCATCTCTCTCAGCAGAAACTTTTATTAAATTTAAACAACTTTTCAGCTGAGCACCAAAACCtccttcccagctcccagcaaaCACTTTCCAGATGTCCTGGGGACGCCCTGCACTGAAGCACTCACACTGCAACAAGCCATTGAGAATCGATTTGTTCCAGCGAAGGGGAAGCATGACGGAATTCTGCCTCCCATGGCCAGGGTCTGGGCTTTGGACAACTCCagtcctctctccctctcctccagtTTATTGCAGCTTTAAATCAGCTCCATCTGTCCGCAGCCGGCTGCGAGTCAGTGACAGGAGGTGGAGATGGGTTTTAGTGCTGCCTTCCCTGCTGGGTATTAGCTTTAATAATGGGGAAGGCACGTGTGTGATGGCCCTGCTCTTCTCACATCAGGATGCAGCCCGGTGCGCCACAGGGCTGACAGCCATGGCAATGGGGTGCAGCTGACTGGTTCTCTGTTTTCACGAGGCATGGTGTaaagagagggactttttacaaagccatgtaatgacaggatgaaggagtAACAGCTTCAAACTGGGAGCAGCTCAAGTTAGATGAggcattaagaaaaaaattcttccccatgaggctgttggagccctggagcaggctgcccagagaggctgtggagtctcctcctctgcagagattccaaacccacctggacattgtgatcctgggtgaCGCTGCTTCAGGAGTGGGGTTGATCTAGATccctggaagtcccttccaaccccaccccactGGAATTCTGTGTATTTTAAGCTTTCTACATATCCTCATCTacaaagcagggctggggatgtgTTTATTCCTTGGCAGCACAAGAACTGGATTACGAGTCTGAATTTAAAACTTTAGACAGGCACAGACAAGTACAAGAATTATGATCAACTGCTCCCACATGCATAAAAAGAGGcagctgcaaagcaaagcagcccaTCCCCATCAGCACTGCTTCAGAATACTGAAGGAATATCTTCCCCACTTGCATGTCTTATCCACCACACAAGATATGAAGCAATAGGATTTGGGGTCACCCTCTGAAGATTGATACGCTGGGAAAGTGCATGTGTcatggccagcagagcagcaagaagATAAAGCTATCAAAATGCTATTTATTAAGACCAGACTACTGGCAGCTAATgggccaggacaggctgggcatGTTGTAGAATAAATTGAAACTTCCTTCACTTCCAGTCTGTTTTGCTTCAAACAGGAAAACACTTCCATGGAGTTGACGAGTTTCACATTACCATGTCAGCAAACCCAGCAGGCAATCTTTATAGCTACAGTGATTCCAATAAAAACTCAAATTCCAGtctgcagcatcacagcattCATGCTGGACCATCTGACTCAGCAGATGTCAGTCTGAGTTCACAGATTCAGAGATTcttaggtttggattggaagggaccttgaagatcatgcagttccaagccccctgccataggcagagacacctctcaccagcccagggtgctcaaggcctcatccaatctggccttgaacacctccagagaggaagtaTCCACAGCCCCtcggcaacctgttccagtgtctcaccaccctcactggcaagagtTTCTTCATCATTTCCAGTCTCAagctcccctcttccagcccaaagccactgtcccttctcctgtcactacaagaccatGTTAAAAGTCCATCCAAAGCTCTCCTGTAGATggcttcaggcactggaaggctgctttaagggtctgcttggagccttctcttctctaggctgaacagccccaactctctcagcctgtccctgtaggggagggtgctgcagccctctgatcattttcatggcctttaATTTATTAATTGGCAACAGGAAATTTTTCTTACTCCACAGACTCAACTTACCTGGTTTGTAGTAGCGGTCGAGGACGCTGAGGGTAAGGAAAGCACCATAGCCATGTGCTGCAAAGGGCACCTTAGCCAGAGCTGCCAGGTAATCCATGTAGTACAGGGCAGGGCCTTCATGGTCATCATagccagccaggaggaggttgacATGGTAAGGAGTCTGCAAAGAGAAATGGGTTGGTTTATTTACAGCAGCCAcatccaaatcacagaatgatttaggtcagaagggacctcaaggatcatccaatttcAAACCCTCCTgtcattggcagggacacctcccactagcccagtttgctcaaggcctcatccaacctggctttgaacacctccagggagggggcatccacaacttcaaGTGTGATTGAGTACCACCTCCACCAATGGAACCACTCACCCCAGCAGAACTTGGATGTAGTGGAAGTCTGCAGGGTCACTATTCAGATCCAGGGTGCAAAGCCCTGCTGAAGCCAGCTCCTACCCTAGGCCAACGTGGCAGCACCTCCAATGCTTTAAACAAGCTCTGAATGAGAACCTTTTCCTCTGAGGAAAACATGTTACACTAAGACACAACCCTCCCAGACTGGCTGTGATTTGTGTGGCAGGGCAGCCAGCAGTACAGAGCACATCTGGCCTGCacccaaagccaggctggaatcTATCTAAGAACCAAAGGAAGCCCTGACTGCAATAAAGCCtcaagagggagagcagaagcactgaaacctgcaaacactttcaacaaccccatgcagctacagaacagcagctgagctgggttCACAGCTCCTGGCCATAAAATGCTACTACAGCTAcagcagtgctgtctgcaggagACCACAGGGCTCAAGCTAAGATCCATCAGCTCCTTGGGTACCACAGAACGTGTAAGCAAATAAAGCCATCAGACTCTGATCCTCCTGAAGGTTTGGGCATCCTTCAAAGCTTTCACAGCACATTGAAagctaagaaaaaaaattaattatgtTTTCACACCAGGGTCTTTCATCTGAGCATAAAACTTGTTGGTTTTTCCTGTCAGCATGTGAGCACAATGTGAACATTTTGCAGCCCATAAGAAGCCCTCTGTTAATTCAGTCTGCTCTGTTCTCAGTCACACTCCTAACCACAGCCGATTTTAGCACATTTGGAAGCTTGCACACAGCACAGTCAGTGTTACACTGCCTTGTTAAACAGGCAGCTAAGGCTTTTACTGCCTGCACCAAGTTTAATCTGTACCACTAAGGTTGATTCAGTCAACTGAGTGAAGAAGAttctcagaatggtttgggttggaagggaccttcaagatcatccagttccagctcccctgccatgggcagagacatcttctgCTATCCCATGCTGCTCAAGGCtttatccaatctggccttgaacacctccagggaggggacatccaaaacctttctgggcaacctgttccagtgtctctccacactcactgtaaagaatttcttcctaagctccagtctaaatctgccctcttccagctgagGGAGAGAAGGGTCAGACAGGATCTTAGGAAGATTTcctcagtacaagggtggtgagactctggaataggctgcccatggaggctgtggatgcttcctccgtggccaggttggatgaggccttgaacatccAAGTCTAAGtgaaaagtgtccctgcctatggcagggaaatTGGACTAAAttacctctgaggtcccttccaatctgatctgttctatgactctatttttACATGCATATGATTCTATTTTACAAGCTGATTCTGTATTACAAGCTGgcgagaggcctggagcacagccctgtgaggagagggtgagggagctgggggtgtgcagcctgcagcagaggaagctcaggacagagctcattgctgtctgcagctgcctgaagggaggttgtagacaggtggggttgggctcttctgccagacacccagcaacagaacaagaggacacagtctcaagttgtgtcaggagaggtctaggctggatgttaggaggaagttgttggcagagagagtgattggcattggaatgggctgcccagggaggcggtggagtggctgtggctggaggtgttgaagccaagcctggctggggcacttagtgccatagtctggttgactggacagggctgggtgataggttggactggctgagcttggaggtctcttccaacatggttgattctatgatcctatgcagGCTCAGAAGAAAACACTGGAATTAGATATTTTCTCAAAACCATATTCTCTGTATGTCCAGAAGATGCAGATTTACATCTTATTTCTTATTAATCACACTAACAAGAAAGCTCTTAAAATGCTGGCAAGTCTAGAGCCACAAAataagaaagcagcagctaacaATGGACTAGAACAAGCAGACACAGCTTCACCCTAAGGCCAAAACATTAACTTTATCATGAAAAAGAGTTCCTTTTGATACTAAGAAGAGTGAATTTtgtacccaaaaaaaaaaaatcatcacaaGATATTGTATTTCTACTTTCACCACACAgtaaggaagaagaaagcaggCTCTAGTTCTGTATCAAACATATCACTGTAAATGGTGTGATTTAATCTTCAAAGCAATCAGGAATCTCTGGAAACAACTCACCATGCAGCTGCATTCCTTTAATTACTCTGGATTTCATCATTTATTTGTTCTGAAACATCACACAAGTTGATACTTAAGAGCCATGACACAAGATCACTCAAATTGTTGTGTGACTTGAATTACCAACACTGGCATATGGGAGATACTCAACCATAAATAAATGGTGTTCTACAGACTTGAACAAAGCTGAACTGTTCTTCAGTTGCAAGGCCTCCTGATGATGATTCACAAatccatggaatggtttgggttggaagggacatttaagatcatctagttctgacccctcagccataggcagggacaccttccactagcccaagttgctcaaggttttatccaatctggccttgaacacctgtagggagggagcatcccacaacctccctgggcaacttgctccagtgtctcaccagcttcctcctgatgtccatccTATATCTGTCCtgatccagtttcaaaccactgtcccacatcctatccccacaggcccttctgaacagcctccccccagccttcctgtaggtttccTTCAggtctaaggtctccctgaagccttctctatgctgaacagccccaactctctcagcctgtccctacagCAGAGGTGtaccagccctctaatcatctttgtggcctcttctggacccactctggTAGCTGGATGCCCTTCACTGTGCTTAGCATCAAACATGAACAAACACACCCAGTTACTGCTTCCATAACTGTAAATGCCACTTGCAGACATCACCTCTGAACAGGACAAACATCTCTGTGCTGGGATGGGCACTCCTTGCACATCCCAACCCTTTCCTCCATTCCAAAGACAGCCTTGGCTTTTGTTACCAAATCCATGCCAACAGTTCTGAGCCCTTCAGAAGACTGATGTGATGAAATGGCTACCAAAAGTCTGACACTCCAGGACAGACGAGCTTTATTTTCCACCCCCAAAACTTATCTCCCTGTCAGAGCCTCAATTTCTCATCCCAAGTAGCTTTGCACTTGGATGCTGTTTGATTTAAAATAACCACATCAATTAAGAGATGTGTGA
The sequence above is a segment of the Pogoniulus pusillus isolate bPogPus1 chromosome 37, bPogPus1.pri, whole genome shotgun sequence genome. Coding sequences within it:
- the PSMB2 gene encoding proteasome subunit beta type-2 produces the protein MEYLIGIRGPDYVLVSADTVAASSIVQMKHDHDKMFKMSEKILLLCVGEAGDTVQFAEYIQKNVQLYKMRNGYELSPTAAANFTRRNLADYLRSRTPYHVNLLLAGYDDHEGPALYYMDYLAALAKVPFAAHGYGAFLTLSVLDRYYKPGITREEAVELLKKCLEELQKRFILNLASFNARFIDKDGIHEVENILLAKTTS